In a single window of the Micromonospora sp. WMMD1155 genome:
- a CDS encoding transglycosylase domain-containing protein: MNLMIAAFAAFIMLAGIGVVGFTYYSTNVVMPDELPLPLSTTVYAKDGKTPLAKLGSENRTFVTINQIPQHVQDAVAAAEDRNFYRHSGVDYKGIVRAGWNNISGGDKQGASTITQQYARNAFENLQDDTYGRKVKEAILASKLNDAYSKPEIMQHYLNVIYFGRGAYGIEAAAQTYFGKSAKDLSVGEGAVLAAVIKQPVASDTHKGFDPAVNLPDAKARWDYVIGGMKKEGWVDAPNRPASPTEYPKVLPPKKGGNGFGVDSPRGNVINYVRQEMDAMGLCSDTGAEGKVSCVDALRDGGYRITTTIDPKLQTAAENIAMQSKKGSELNDQPKNLMAAMVSIDPKKGRVLAYYGGDSGADFDYAGKNTDKNGDLTGGHQPGSSMKVYTLAAAIEAGISVKSHWDPTPYKPEGSAVAIGNAGRTNLKCGKWCTLEESTIQSYNVPFYWVADTIGAGKVVDMARKAGVTTMWGVDPPQAFDLSKKGPNPFDNYTAFGKYPITVFDHANAMATFANDGKYIKAHFVLKVEQQEKDTGKWKVVGSERIKPEQRISKKVTDEVTAVLKQIPGAGSNNMSLESGRQAAAKTGTWEYDKDDNSHAWTVGYTPQNATAVWVGSKDPKKPEIRLASGKDIGGSTLPGPIWEKFMNAALKGQEEIPLPSVTGEGDVTKGNGKEPVAPPPPPGGQPGGPQCDPLTDPFCPRGGLPGGNPGGNPGGNPGGNPGGPGGGGGGGGVLPGLPPNRD; this comes from the coding sequence ACCAACGTGGTCATGCCCGACGAGTTGCCGTTGCCGCTGTCCACCACGGTCTACGCCAAGGACGGCAAGACCCCGCTGGCCAAGCTGGGCAGCGAGAACCGCACCTTCGTCACCATCAACCAGATCCCACAGCACGTGCAGGACGCGGTGGCGGCAGCCGAGGACCGGAACTTCTACCGGCACTCGGGCGTCGACTACAAGGGCATCGTCCGGGCGGGCTGGAACAACATCTCCGGCGGCGACAAGCAGGGTGCGTCGACGATCACCCAGCAGTACGCCCGCAACGCGTTCGAGAACCTTCAGGACGACACGTACGGCCGGAAGGTGAAGGAGGCGATCCTCGCCTCCAAGCTCAACGACGCGTACAGCAAGCCGGAGATCATGCAGCACTACCTCAACGTGATCTACTTCGGGCGCGGTGCCTACGGCATCGAGGCCGCGGCGCAGACCTACTTCGGCAAGTCCGCGAAGGACCTCAGCGTGGGTGAGGGCGCGGTGCTCGCCGCGGTCATCAAGCAGCCGGTGGCCAGCGACACCCACAAGGGGTTCGACCCGGCGGTCAACCTGCCCGACGCCAAGGCGCGGTGGGACTACGTGATCGGCGGCATGAAGAAGGAAGGCTGGGTGGACGCGCCCAACCGACCCGCGTCGCCCACCGAGTACCCGAAGGTGCTGCCGCCGAAGAAGGGCGGCAACGGGTTCGGTGTCGACAGCCCGCGCGGCAACGTCATCAACTACGTCCGGCAGGAGATGGACGCGATGGGCCTCTGCTCCGACACCGGAGCGGAGGGCAAGGTGAGCTGCGTCGACGCGCTGCGCGACGGCGGCTACCGGATCACCACCACCATCGACCCGAAGTTGCAGACCGCCGCCGAGAACATCGCGATGCAGTCGAAGAAGGGCTCCGAGCTCAACGACCAGCCGAAGAACCTGATGGCGGCGATGGTGTCGATCGACCCGAAGAAGGGTCGAGTGCTCGCCTACTACGGCGGCGACAGCGGTGCCGATTTCGACTACGCCGGCAAGAACACCGACAAGAACGGTGACCTGACCGGTGGCCACCAGCCGGGCTCGTCGATGAAGGTGTACACCCTGGCCGCCGCGATCGAGGCCGGCATCTCGGTCAAGTCGCACTGGGACCCCACGCCGTACAAGCCCGAGGGCTCCGCGGTCGCGATCGGCAACGCCGGCCGCACCAACCTCAAGTGTGGCAAGTGGTGCACCCTCGAAGAGTCGACGATCCAGTCGTACAACGTGCCGTTCTACTGGGTCGCCGACACGATCGGTGCAGGCAAGGTGGTCGACATGGCCCGCAAGGCCGGCGTGACCACCATGTGGGGCGTCGACCCGCCGCAGGCCTTCGACCTGTCGAAGAAGGGCCCCAACCCGTTCGACAACTACACCGCCTTCGGCAAGTACCCGATCACCGTGTTCGACCACGCCAACGCCATGGCGACGTTCGCCAACGACGGCAAGTACATCAAGGCCCACTTCGTCCTCAAGGTCGAGCAGCAGGAGAAGGACACCGGTAAGTGGAAGGTGGTCGGCAGCGAGCGCATCAAGCCCGAGCAGCGGATCTCCAAGAAGGTCACCGACGAGGTCACCGCCGTCCTGAAGCAGATCCCCGGGGCCGGGTCGAACAACATGTCGCTGGAGAGCGGCCGTCAGGCCGCCGCCAAGACCGGCACCTGGGAGTACGACAAGGACGACAACTCGCACGCCTGGACGGTGGGCTACACCCCGCAGAACGCCACTGCGGTATGGGTCGGTAGCAAGGACCCGAAGAAGCCGGAGATCCGGCTCGCCAGCGGCAAGGACATCGGTGGTTCGACGCTCCCCGGCCCGATCTGGGAGAAGTTCATGAACGCCGCCCTCAAGGGCCAGGAGGAGATCCCCCTGCCCAGCGTCACCGGCGAGGGTGACGTCACGAAGGGCAACGGCAAGGAGCCGGTGGCCCCGCCACCGCCGCCGGGCGGCCAGCCGGGCGGGCCGCAGTGCGACCCGCTCACCGACCCGTTCTGCCCGCGCGGCGGTCTCCCCGGCGGTAACCCCGGGGGCAACCCCGGCGGGAACCCAGGTGGTAATCCCGGTGGCCCGGGAGGCGGTGGTGGCGGCGGTGGAGTGCTGCCCGGCCTACCGCCCAACCGAGACTGA
- a CDS encoding glycosyltransferase 87 family protein, with the protein MSTQSTPGIDDAGTTDHPSRSDGFVRGMSSAIGGPLGDHATALDRPAGRDHRFWTAVRIVLALVCLTLALHWVQKSPCQDGAWQNNVQYTRFCYTDVLALYYAEGLNEGKVPYRDHPVEYPVLTGYFMGALGLPVHAIGDGDPSINQGQWFYNLNALVLGALAVATVAVILALRRRRPWDAAMFALAPALVLTATVNWDLLAIGLAAFGLLAWARKRPAVAGVLLGLAGAAKLWPLFLLGPILVLALRADRLRAALVATGTAIAAVVLVNLPAARAYPENWDRFFELNTTRPIDWGTLWYIGRYLDGKVGNDPGQLGPFEWLNANIPTLNTISYALFGLACLGVAVLALRAPRRPRLAQLAFLVVAAFLIFSKVWSQQFVLWLLPLVVLARPKWGAFLAWQIAEVCYFVAFYGELLGAATSRPVFPEGVFVLASTLRLTTVVVLCVLVVQEILHPERDAVRATYPDDPDGGVLDGAPDAPWLDRWRLPTKSEPPREPATT; encoded by the coding sequence ATGAGCACCCAGTCGACGCCCGGCATCGACGACGCCGGTACCACCGACCACCCGTCGCGCTCCGACGGATTCGTCCGCGGCATGTCCAGCGCGATCGGCGGACCGCTGGGCGACCACGCGACAGCGCTGGACCGCCCGGCGGGCCGGGACCATCGTTTCTGGACCGCCGTCCGGATCGTGCTGGCGCTGGTATGTCTCACGCTCGCGCTGCACTGGGTGCAGAAGTCGCCCTGTCAGGACGGCGCCTGGCAGAACAACGTCCAGTACACGCGCTTCTGCTACACCGACGTCCTCGCCCTCTACTACGCCGAAGGGCTCAACGAGGGCAAGGTGCCCTACCGCGACCACCCCGTCGAGTACCCGGTGCTGACCGGCTACTTCATGGGGGCGCTGGGCCTGCCGGTGCACGCCATCGGCGACGGCGACCCGAGCATCAACCAGGGCCAGTGGTTCTACAACCTCAACGCGCTGGTGCTGGGCGCGCTCGCGGTGGCCACCGTGGCGGTGATCCTGGCCCTGCGCCGCCGACGACCCTGGGACGCGGCGATGTTCGCGCTCGCCCCGGCTCTGGTGCTCACCGCCACCGTCAACTGGGATCTGCTCGCCATCGGATTGGCCGCCTTCGGCCTGCTGGCCTGGGCGCGGAAACGACCGGCCGTGGCCGGTGTGCTGCTCGGGCTCGCCGGCGCGGCGAAACTCTGGCCGCTGTTCCTGCTCGGGCCGATCCTCGTCCTGGCGTTGCGCGCCGACCGGCTCCGCGCCGCGCTCGTCGCCACCGGTACGGCGATCGCGGCCGTGGTGCTGGTGAACCTGCCGGCCGCACGCGCCTACCCGGAGAACTGGGACCGGTTCTTCGAACTCAACACCACCCGGCCCATCGACTGGGGCACGCTCTGGTACATCGGGCGTTACCTGGACGGCAAGGTCGGCAACGACCCCGGGCAGCTCGGCCCGTTCGAGTGGCTGAACGCCAACATCCCCACCCTCAACACCATCTCGTACGCGTTGTTCGGGCTGGCCTGCCTCGGTGTGGCAGTGCTGGCGCTGCGCGCGCCGCGCCGACCGCGGCTGGCGCAGCTCGCCTTCCTGGTGGTCGCGGCGTTCCTCATCTTCAGCAAGGTGTGGTCCCAGCAGTTCGTGCTCTGGCTGCTGCCGCTGGTGGTGCTGGCCCGTCCGAAGTGGGGTGCCTTCCTGGCCTGGCAGATCGCCGAGGTCTGCTACTTCGTCGCCTTCTACGGTGAACTGCTCGGGGCGGCCACCAGTCGCCCGGTCTTCCCGGAGGGGGTGTTCGTGCTGGCCTCGACGTTGCGGCTGACCACTGTCGTGGTGCTCTGCGTGCTCGTCGTCCAGGAGATCCTGCACCCCGAACGGGACGCGGTGCGGGCGACCTACCCGGACGACCCGGACGGCGGCGTGCTCGACGGCGCGCCGGACGCCCCCTGGCTGGACCGCTGGCGCCTACCTACGAAAAGCGAACCCCCGCGAGAGCCGGCAACCACTTGA
- a CDS encoding deoxyribonuclease IV produces MRIGAHVDSTDPLAEAAARSADTVQFFLADPQGWKAPKPREDADRLRAAEVDLYVHAPYVINVATLNNRIRIPSRKLLLGHAKAATSIGAKGLIVHGGHVNAGDDLAVGFDNWRKTFAYAAESGGFGVPVLIENTAGGDNACARRLDALARLWDAVGDYEVGFCLDTCHAYAGGEELLGLVDRVKAITGRIDLVHANNSKGAFNSGQDRHDNLGGGTIDPELVVAVIRAAGAPAVVETPGGVEGQAADIDFLRQQLGTASPAA; encoded by the coding sequence ATGCGTATCGGAGCCCACGTCGATTCGACCGACCCGCTGGCGGAGGCAGCCGCCCGGTCCGCCGACACCGTGCAGTTCTTCCTCGCCGACCCCCAGGGATGGAAGGCACCCAAGCCCCGGGAAGACGCCGATCGGCTACGCGCGGCCGAGGTCGACCTCTACGTGCACGCGCCGTACGTCATCAACGTCGCCACCCTCAACAACCGGATCCGGATCCCCAGCCGAAAGCTGCTGCTCGGGCATGCCAAGGCGGCCACCTCCATCGGCGCCAAGGGCCTGATCGTCCACGGTGGGCACGTCAACGCCGGGGACGACCTGGCCGTCGGCTTCGACAACTGGCGCAAGACATTCGCGTACGCGGCCGAATCCGGCGGCTTCGGCGTGCCGGTTCTGATCGAGAACACCGCCGGCGGCGACAACGCGTGCGCCCGGCGACTGGACGCACTCGCCCGCCTCTGGGACGCCGTCGGCGACTACGAGGTCGGCTTCTGCCTGGACACCTGCCACGCGTACGCGGGCGGTGAGGAGCTGCTCGGCCTCGTCGACCGGGTCAAGGCGATCACCGGAAGGATCGACCTGGTGCACGCCAACAACTCCAAGGGCGCGTTCAACTCCGGCCAGGACCGGCACGACAACCTGGGCGGCGGCACCATCGATCCGGAGCTGGTCGTCGCGGTGATCCGGGCGGCCGGGGCACCGGCGGTGGTCGAGACACCCGGCGGTGTCGAGGGCCAGGCGGCCGACATCGATTTCCTCCGTCAGCAGCTCGGGACGGCGAGCCCGGCAGCATGA
- the rpsF gene encoding 30S ribosomal protein S6, translating into MRHYEIMVILDPSLEERTVAPSLDTYLNVIRTAGGSVEKTDVWGRRRLAYEINKKAEGIYAVVDLQATPAAVAELDRQLRLNESVLRTKVIRPEMR; encoded by the coding sequence TTGCGTCATTACGAGATCATGGTGATCCTCGATCCCAGCCTCGAGGAACGCACCGTCGCCCCGTCGCTCGACACGTACCTGAACGTGATTCGGACCGCGGGTGGCTCGGTTGAGAAGACGGACGTGTGGGGCCGCCGGCGCCTCGCGTACGAGATCAACAAAAAGGCCGAGGGCATCTACGCCGTCGTCGACCTGCAGGCCACGCCTGCTGCCGTGGCCGAGCTGGACCGTCAGCTCCGGCTCAACGAGTCCGTGCTGCGCACCAAGGTCATCCGGCCGGAGATGCGCTAA
- a CDS encoding single-stranded DNA-binding protein has translation MREEMVMAGDTTITVIGNLTDDPELRFTPSGAAVAKFRVASTPRFMDKATNEWKDGEPLFLACTVWRQAAEHVAESLQRGARVIVSGRLRQRSYETREGEKRTVIELEVDEIGPSLRYATAKVQKMSRSGGGGGGFGGGGGGNQGGGGGNFDDPWASAAPSPARAGSGGNFDEEPPF, from the coding sequence GTGCGCGAGGAGATGGTCATGGCAGGAGACACCACCATCACGGTCATCGGCAATCTGACCGATGACCCCGAGTTGCGGTTCACCCCCTCCGGGGCTGCGGTCGCCAAGTTCCGAGTCGCTTCGACGCCCCGTTTCATGGACAAGGCGACGAACGAATGGAAGGACGGCGAGCCGCTGTTCCTCGCATGCACCGTGTGGCGGCAGGCCGCCGAGCACGTCGCCGAGTCGCTGCAGCGTGGCGCCCGGGTGATCGTGTCGGGCCGGCTGCGTCAGCGGTCGTACGAGACCCGCGAGGGTGAGAAGCGCACCGTCATCGAGCTTGAGGTCGACGAGATCGGCCCATCGCTGCGCTACGCCACGGCGAAGGTGCAGAAGATGTCCCGCTCCGGCGGCGGTGGCGGCGGCTTCGGCGGCGGTGGCGGTGGCAACCAGGGTGGCGGCGGAGGCAACTTCGACGACCCCTGGGCTTCGGCTGCTCCCTCTCCCGCGCGTGCTGGATCGGGCGGCAACTTCGACGAGGAGCCTCCGTTCTAA
- the rpsR gene encoding 30S ribosomal protein S18: MAKAAALRKPKKKVNPLDKDGITYIDYKDTALLRKFISDRGKIRARRVTGVTSQQQRQIARAVKNAREMALLPYTATTR; the protein is encoded by the coding sequence ATGGCCAAGGCTGCGGCACTTCGCAAGCCGAAGAAGAAGGTGAACCCGCTCGACAAGGACGGGATCACCTACATCGATTACAAGGACACCGCGCTGCTGCGCAAGTTCATCTCCGACCGCGGCAAGATCCGCGCTCGGCGGGTGACCGGCGTGACCTCGCAGCAGCAGCGGCAGATCGCCCGTGCGGTCAAGAACGCCCGTGAGATGGCGCTCCTGCCGTACACGGCCACCACCCGCTGA
- the rplI gene encoding 50S ribosomal protein L9, which translates to MKIILTQEVSGLGAPGDIVEVKNGYGRNYLLPQGFAIAWTKGAEKQVTVIKRARSAREIRDLDHANEVKAQLEGLKVNLKVRAGDGGRLFGSVTPAEIVDAVKAASGPVLDRRRLEVPGHIKSTGTYPVKIKLHPEVTASFNLNVVQG; encoded by the coding sequence ATGAAGATCATCCTGACTCAGGAAGTGTCCGGCCTCGGTGCCCCGGGCGACATCGTCGAGGTCAAGAACGGCTACGGCCGTAACTACCTGCTGCCGCAGGGCTTCGCGATCGCCTGGACCAAGGGCGCGGAAAAGCAGGTCACGGTCATCAAGCGGGCCCGTTCGGCCCGTGAGATCCGCGACCTCGACCACGCCAACGAGGTCAAGGCTCAGCTCGAGGGTCTCAAGGTCAACCTGAAGGTCCGCGCCGGCGACGGCGGACGGCTCTTCGGCTCGGTCACCCCGGCCGAGATCGTGGACGCCGTCAAGGCGGCCAGCGGCCCGGTCCTCGACCGGCGTCGGCTGGAGGTGCCCGGTCACATCAAGTCGACCGGCACCTACCCGGTGAAGATCAAGCTGCACCCTGAGGTGACCGCGTCGTTCAACCTGAACGTCGTTCAGGGCTGA